Within the Chloroflexota bacterium genome, the region TGGGAGGCTCGGTTTGTCGTCATGCTTCGTGGCTCCTCCGTTTGTAGACAGAACCAAGCAGAATTTCAACGTATATGTTGGAGGGTCATTCGGTAGGACAGATAGAACGCACTGGCAGTTTCAGTGAGGAACACAGAGATGATGGGTGGAAAGAAGATTCTGGTTGTAGATGATGACCGGCTAGTTGCCAAGACCATCGATATGTGCCTGAGCAAGAGAGGGTACCAGGTCAAGGTATTACACAACGGAGCTGCTGCAGTAAAATATTTATTCGAGGAAAAGCCAGACTTGCTGATTTTGGACATCAGGTTGCCTGATTGCGATGGCTGGTTTATTATGGGACTATTAGAAAAGCTGGGAGCGGCTCGAAAGGTGCAAGTTATCGTCATATCGGCCTTGGAGCCTGACCGGCAGAGAGTTTCTGAAGCCAAGCCATATGCTTATGTTCAGAAACCCTTTGACATGGGACAGCTTATACAAATAGCTGAGAGAAGCCTCAAAACAGGTGAGGAGACTAATCACGCCATAATGGGTCCGCCTGACACATAGTGATATCCGAGGTGGGAAAGAATGGCTGTGATTGACACATCAAGGGAATCTGGCCTATTCTGATAGTCGATCTCTCAGAGTGGAGCGCAGGTCAGCAAGAGAAGATGCCATGCACAAAGCTACCGCTCAAGATAGTGTGGTGTCTCTGAAAAGACTCAACAATGGAGCTGCCCGTGTCATCCATGCTTTTGCAGGAATCGGTAAGGTATGTGGGGCGGATTCCGTGTCAAGGGTGGAATGGCATGCTGCAGAATTATTGGGAGGACACTACGGCAGAAGTCACCTGAGCATACTCAGAGGCCGTGAATTGCGCTTCTTGCTGTTGCTCATTGGCGTGTGTGTCTGGCTTTGGTTTGCCTTTGGCCCCAATCCTGTTCTCCGATCCGGTTTCTTTCATGAGGGGTTCGCGGTGATGCTGCTCATCATGGTCGGTAGTGTTGCACGTCCCTTTACCGGAGGCAATGAAGCAGAATGGATCAGATATCTCGAGGAGTTGGTGCGGAGCGAAAGAGACCGGGTGATGGCAATTCTGAACTCCATGGAGGAAGGTGTTGTTATCATCGACTTAGACCGCAAGATACGGTTTATGAACCCTAGCATGGTAAGGGAGTTCGGTGACGGTGTGGGTTTACATTGTTACAGACATCTACGTGGCCTCGACGAACCTTGCGGTGAGATTTGCAGACTGCCCAATGTCATACGGGGGAAGAACGAGAGATGGGAATACATTTTCCCGGATGGCAGAACATATGACGTGATTGGGTCACCCTTCGCCGATTTGGATCAGGTGCCCTGTATGCTGGCTACATTCAGAAATATCACGCAACGGAAGCAGGCCGAGATTGAGCTTGTTAAGTTGAATCAACTCAAGTCAGATCTTTTGTCTCAGAAGACAAGAGAACTGGAGGAGATTTCCAGAGAGGTAGCTAAACTGGAAGAACAAGAACGTCGCTTCGTGCGCTTTCTCCGCGTCGTCGCTCATGATCTCCAGTCTCCGCTTGCTGCAACTCAGACTTGCCTATGGGACATTTTGGATGGATATTGCGGGAAGATCACTGACGAGCAAAGAGATATGCTGGAAAGGAGCAGCCGGAGAATCGACGGGCTTTCAACGCTGATTGGCGACCTGTTGGATATCCCGCGTATTGAAGCGGGCCAGATCGTGCACGAGATGAAGGAAACCTCTTTGAGTGAAGTAATTGAGCGTTCCGTTGATGAGCTCAGTAACCTGGCAAAAGAGAAGGGGATAACGTTAAAGGTGGAATTGCCTCAGAGTTTACCTCGGATTCATGGGTCAAGCATCAGGCTACAGCAAGTCGTCAGGAACCTGATAAGCAATGCCATAAAATACTCACGAGAGGGCACGGTATTGGTTAGGGCAACGGAAGATGAAGGCGATCTAAGAGTTGAAGTGATAGACAGCGGAATTGGCATCTTGCCTGAGGACTTGCCCCTGCTCTTCACTGATTTCTTCCGAGGCAAGAACGTGGAAACTAGGGGGACTGGCTTGGGGTTGTCTATATCCAAAAGGATAGTCGAAGCCCACGGGGGCAGAATCTGGGCTGAAAGCCCATGCCCTGAAACTGGCAAAGGCAGTAAGTTCAGTTTCACCCTGCCCAAAGTAGCTGGGCCACAGGACAGCAGTGTCAATCAGAATAGACCTGAGCCCCGTTTATCAAAATAGAACAGGAGGTCATTATGGATAGGAAACCTAAGATTCTGCTGATAGACGATGATATTGATTTTGTGCAAGCGACCAGCAAGGTTTTGGAAAGCAAGTCCTGGGAAATACTCGTGGCCTTCAACGGGGAAG harbors:
- a CDS encoding PAS domain-containing sensor histidine kinase, with protein sequence MHKATAQDSVVSLKRLNNGAARVIHAFAGIGKVCGADSVSRVEWHAAELLGGHYGRSHLSILRGRELRFLLLLIGVCVWLWFAFGPNPVLRSGFFHEGFAVMLLIMVGSVARPFTGGNEAEWIRYLEELVRSERDRVMAILNSMEEGVVIIDLDRKIRFMNPSMVREFGDGVGLHCYRHLRGLDEPCGEICRLPNVIRGKNERWEYIFPDGRTYDVIGSPFADLDQVPCMLATFRNITQRKQAEIELVKLNQLKSDLLSQKTRELEEISREVAKLEEQERRFVRFLRVVAHDLQSPLAATQTCLWDILDGYCGKITDEQRDMLERSSRRIDGLSTLIGDLLDIPRIEAGQIVHEMKETSLSEVIERSVDELSNLAKEKGITLKVELPQSLPRIHGSSIRLQQVVRNLISNAIKYSREGTVLVRATEDEGDLRVEVIDSGIGILPEDLPLLFTDFFRGKNVETRGTGLGLSISKRIVEAHGGRIWAESPCPETGKGSKFSFTLPKVAGPQDSSVNQNRPEPRLSK
- a CDS encoding response regulator, with the translated sequence MRNTEMMGGKKILVVDDDRLVAKTIDMCLSKRGYQVKVLHNGAAAVKYLFEEKPDLLILDIRLPDCDGWFIMGLLEKLGAARKVQVIVISALEPDRQRVSEAKPYAYVQKPFDMGQLIQIAERSLKTGEETNHAIMGPPDT